The nucleotide window CTGAGGGAATTTGAGATGCGAATGAAAAACCCGCCTCATCCTGGGGAAATTATTAGAGACTTTCACATAGAGCCACTGGGCCTAACCGTGACCGAAGCAGCAAAGGGGTTGGGCGTCAGTCGTTTTACCTTATCATCGTTGCTGAACGGCAAGCAAGGGATTAGCCCAGAGATGGCTTACCGCTTGTCAAAGTATTTTGGACCCACACCGGAAAGTTGGCTTGGGATGCAAATGGAGTACGATCTAGCGCAAATCAGAGAGAAGGGTGAAGCCTTGCCGGTGATACCCTATCAGCAACCGGAGGCTGTACCGGCTTAAAACAACTTTGTATGTAACCGGGCGTGTAGGTGGTTCAGA belongs to Chloracidobacterium sp. and includes:
- a CDS encoding HigA family addiction module antidote protein, translating into MRMKNPPHPGEIIRDFHIEPLGLTVTEAAKGLGVSRFTLSSLLNGKQGISPEMAYRLSKYFGPTPESWLGMQMEYDLAQIREKGEALPVIPYQQPEAVPA